Part of the Lotus japonicus ecotype B-129 chromosome 6, LjGifu_v1.2 genome, TTTGAATCAGAGGGAAGAATTTTGCTGCAAACGAAGGGGCTGAGTACTGGTCTTCGGAAAGAATTACAGAAAATAGGGAAAGGAGCCGAAATTGGTTCCCAATTTGTCGATTTAGGGCTCGAAGGTTCGAGAAATCCAGAATCGGGGAAGAAGGGAAGCAAGATCTTGCTTTTCCCAAGCGAAGGAGCAATTGCAAATGAGGCAGTACCGGAAGCCACCATGCGACCGCCACAAAAACCGCCAGATTCAGATCTGCACACGGCGGCGTACCCAGCGCATGTGGCGGCGAGATTAGAGGCCCACGGCGCACCGGCGGCGGAGGCGCGAGAGGACGCAGCTGTTGGAGGCTCACAACATTTCAATGCTAGAGGTTTGGAACGTCAGGAGCAAATCAAAGCTGGGACTCACCTTTCTCATGGGCCAAGCCCAACTTTCAAACTGGTGGAAGTGGGCCAAGCAAAGGATTGGGCCCAAATGGCAATGAAGACACACGGGCATAACCATGAAGGGAAAACAGAGTCTTTTACTCCTGCGTTAATCTCTGGTTTCCCCATAGTTCAAGCAACAAGTGCTGAATTCAATGAAGGATTCAAAGTTCAAGCAACAAGTGCTGAATTCAATGAAGGATTCTTGactccttcatcatcttcactgGCTTCACCATCTTCACCGACGGAATTTGAggctgatacatctttttcttcGCCAATTTCTGATTCGGTGGACATGGATATGGTGCAAGAATCAAGTGTTGAGATTGAAGGCGTGGTCGCTGTAGATTCATCCTCACCGCCATACCTTGATGCCGCTACTCTTGATTCGACttctctttcatcaatttgTGATTCACACACGATGCAAGCTTCATCTCTCTCGTTCTTTGCTGACCAAGAACTCGAATTTCCGGAGTGGAAACCAAAGGTTGAGGCTTTCAATTTTGGTACCATCGACAATGG contains:
- the LOC130722156 gene encoding uncharacterized protein LOC130722156 isoform X1, with the protein product MDFGPLLGIWVPNKMVRPTRYALPDDLRRNQQTKTQMEARVGAMANELAEMCTSLAAVALAVKDLPATIAAMLEAAPEKDSAMEEVIPNLTFESEGRILLQTKGLSTGLRKELQKIGKGAEIGSQFVDLGLEGSRNPESGKKGSKILLFPSEGAIANEAVPEATMRPPQKPPDSDLHTAAYPAHVAARLEAHGAPAAEAREDAAVGGSQHFNARGLERQEQIKAGTHLSHGPSPTFKLVEVGQAKDWAQMAMKTHGHNHEGKTESFTPALISGFPIVQATSAEFNEGFKVQATSAEFNEGFLTPSSSSLASPSSPTEFEADTSFSSPISDSVDMDMVQESSVEIEGVVAVDSSSPPYLDAATLDSTSLSSICDSHTMQASSLSFFADQELEFPEWKPKVEAFNFGTIDNGFSDFDKEGTPIVKVVDSDFVLHSHLLVSIAVDERVYEKTYDNLHFSFFADRRLHVPPGKPATDPFIFGTFNKDFLDPSPFSALQPLEFVAIHTCAPIKDTQVMEAGGELSLRTERFFMKNLVV